One part of the Methanobacterium petrolearium genome encodes these proteins:
- a CDS encoding heavy metal-binding domain-containing protein yields MVSVDEYIIVSSNYIPGYEITETKGFVYGLTVRSRGVGGQIGAGIRSMFGGEIKEYVSMMEETREEALHRAMDHARAMGANAIISARYDSNDISDIMQEILVYGTAVVAQKVE; encoded by the coding sequence ATGGTTTCAGTGGATGAATATATAATTGTGAGCTCTAATTACATACCTGGATATGAGATTACCGAAACTAAAGGCTTTGTATATGGTCTCACTGTGCGCAGTAGAGGTGTTGGTGGACAGATAGGTGCAGGGATACGTTCCATGTTTGGTGGGGAGATCAAGGAATATGTTAGTATGATGGAAGAAACCCGAGAAGAAGCCCTTCACAGGGCCATGGATCATGCCCGGGCCATGGGAGCCAATGCCATAATCAGTGCCCGCTATGATTCCAACGATATTTCTGACATCATGCAAGAGATCCTGGTTTA